Within the Paramormyrops kingsleyae isolate MSU_618 chromosome 2, PKINGS_0.4, whole genome shotgun sequence genome, the region TGGAATTCCACTGTACATCTGCCATGTATCTGAAGGTATTTCATCCTTGTTAAAACACATGCTAAGTGGCATACTGAAAACCTCCTCTTCCATTTTTGATTCACTCATGAGATAACAGAAGGGGCAGCGCCGTGGCTTTGTGGGTAGCACTGTTCCTCACACCTCCAAAGTTGAAGGTTCATATCCTAGCTTAGATCTGCAGGacgtatggagtttgcatgttctccatgtgtgaCACAAGTTCTACTCTGGGTACTCTGGCTTCCTCCCAAAGTTCAGAGACATGTAGTTAGTCtctaatggcgcttttccactggcatacagaaCTTGAGTTGTACTGgaaagagagactagttacagcacaattccagctcgctttggttttccactgcagaagggtcggctcagTAAAGGCGTTGCAGGGTTTGGAGAGCAACAGTAACCGAAGAAGTGCATGTGCACTGTCCACATAATGGAAATTCAGtgcaaattttaattttttaatagtGTTAATTTCTGCTAGTACATCTATGACAATCCctgttatgttagcatcaaacgctagcagaattagcattcaactgtaaatttgcattatgaatgcattccTTTCAGCTGTTCCATAGTACTTTATGTAGAAGGCTGGAAGTTTTCATGTTCCGACTTATTGGGAATGCATTAATACATCGCAATGTACAAAATTATTACTAAAAATACATAGAATACGCTGGTTTTTTCCTTCAGACAATCCATGCTTATTAACGCAGATCACTAGTATCTCCATGcttttaaccaatcagatggtggtgacgcAACCAGCTTGGCTTAATCACACTTTCGGCCCTGCTTGGTCAGCACGGGTACAGGCCGGGGATGGATTGGGTACGGCTAACATACTTTGCAATGGAAAACAGTCAGTTTGCAGAATGGGTCAGGTACAGCTGTTTTTGGATAAATCACATAAAAAGTACTGCACCAATAATGCTAGAGACAGCACTGAGATGAGTTAGAAGTTTTCCATTACTCTTACACCACCTTTACCATCTGATGGGTCCTTACCTTGCCATCCTCAGAGTACACATTCTCATTGAATGCCCTCACAATGGTCCGATCTATAAACAAACTTCGCATCACCAGAATGGCTTTCAGCACTTTACCTAGAGTCACCTTGATATGGCAGGAAGGTAGATGTCCATAGGAAAGTGAGGGAGAAAAAGAGAATTTAAGATGTAACTGTGCTGAAATTTAACATATACATAagcattatttatatttactatTCAAATCCTCAAAATGAACATTAAGTTAAACCAATTAAATATGATTTTTGAGAGATCCCTATTGTCTTTGTCCAGTTAAAATACTTTCATTGGAGGTGTATGGTCAAGTTTGGTTAAGACAAGTAAAACTAATAACTAAAATGTATCtaaatttaatcatttaaaataatttgcacaGTATACATATACTTTAAACATACAATTAAGTATTAGCAATAATGAAGACACTCGTGATTTAGTTTCTCAGTCTTTGCTATTTAATATATAGTTAATGGTTATTAGAGTaggtcaattaaaaaaaattcatccATTTAAAAAACAGGTTTGTTTGGCACATTCACATCTCTAGTCGGTATATTATTTAAATTGTTATTTGCTAACACACAAGCTTTAAAGAACTCAATTACAATACAGCATTGCTCATTGGGCTAAGTAACATCACACACATTTCCACAGTCATTGGCTAAAACTGCAAGGCACTCTACAATATAATTCAATCTAGTTTAAGGTGAAGTTAAAATTTTGGAGCTGGGTTGATAAAAGATGAACTCGTGTGGATTAATGCAGAAGAGTGGTGAAGTAAGCAAATGAATATTTTCTGTAAAACTAAATTCTGACATACTACCAAGTTAAATTTCATGATAGTAATGTTGATTTACTGAAAAGGGAAGCTACAGGAGAAAAAGCTGATCTTACCAGAAGCACTGCTGATGTCCCATTAGGTCTGGAGAGTTCAATAGTCATATCAGGAAACATTCTGCCAATCCTTGATATAACATCATCCACATACCTGCAAGTGTAAAAGCAGTAATTACACTACAGCATTCAGGGCTTGTTGCAGTCTGTCATCGTAATAACAATAGAACTCCACGCATTTATCAGATTACTGCTCAtctggggatggggggtgtCTTAGAACCTATCCCAACTAGGGCTGCACCAGTTTGACACAGTCATGGTATGATCATGTGTAACATCatgtagggctgggcgatatcatatcgatattatatcacgcatgcgcaataatcaccgcCGGGTCAGATGACAGACAAAGCATTTGgccggacgccagcttttcagtgctatacggacattaatttacgcccataatttggtaagaggattagtagtatggcttaaatattaatgagatgcattttgtgatacccaaaagttagtaattcGATTTGATTAGCGGAGCaccccacataatactgttttggtgtactacggtttggtatactacggtttggtatacctcattgcaatatgcactgaagtcacggtgaagaagagcagccacgacatcttttaaaagaggagatcttgtggataaacaaagtaaaaatacGTTggcggtgtggtggtactttttgcagttcaaagtctgacacatttatgaaacataaggatatgccgtatttatactaataatgacttttggatgccatacaaagcctcattaatattttagccatactactaaactgcttaaattgtgggcgtaaataaatgtctatatagcaccgaaaagcttttagtatttatgttaaagcaagacttttactttattactgttgtgggattaatctttggaaacacttaaatttaataagcacaaaaacatatgacaaacacgactgtattgtgggttttatggcttttttggaggtcaccgactcagctgctgtgagaattactgactgtctcattgttgttttgatgggttagcagtatgctaatgctattgcctattaacaaaaaccaaaggtatgatacgctgaagtatattgcagctggtgtttaaaaggagcttgccggttctattgatgataggacctttctgaaacaatctcggaccatgaaataggaaggcaattcacttacagctcagtagcggaatcagtatttttccgcaccgcgaatgtaacgttttccttgggtttcacgtgtttgctgtttgtgggcctatacgccttcttgggccacttctgactggtgagcatgactggcacgcgagaagcacggcgcttatgattggtgagaatgactgccACACAGGGAGTCATAGGGAGCTCCAGTCCTATTGAGGATCaaaaacttaattttctttcaGTGCCAAATTCCGATACACAAACAGTACATCTCACCATCTGCAAACTAATAAGTAGGCAGCATACTTGTGTAAAGATGTAAAGTTGCTGGTCATTGGCTGTCTAATGTAAAATGACATAAACATGTTATAGAGGCAGGAAAAGGCTGTGTATGGTTttttacaattattattattactgttatcaGTCACAATGACCCTTGGAGGAATGAAAACAGAAGTGCTTCTGTGGTTGAACAGATGCTTCATTATAGTTATAACTTGAAACACTAATTGATACTTTTTATTgaccctgtggggaaattctctttacgcctcccccaaCGTGCTCTCTGTAGGGTCGCCACTGGCAGCAGCACCAAGACCTGCAGATGTGGTGAGGCTaagcttgaaccagtgaccttccgatcacaggcatgGAGGGTTAGTCCACTGAGTCATACTGtcgctgttgttgttgttgaaacTGATTGAAAAACATATTGATATCAAGAAAAGTATTGTGCAGGAACCGGTATCGAAATCAAGACGCTGGTATCGGAAAATTTTGAACGATGCCCAGCCCTATGTGTTGGTGTCTGATCCAAGTCTGGAAGCACAATATATTCTGCACATGTGCAAAAGTCAGCACATGCTCAGAATTCAGCCGCTTTTCAGGACACTGGCCGATCTGTTCCATACATGTGTGAATTTTTGCGTTGCTTTCAATTTACCGCAGCAAGTCATAATTGGGTTCTCATCCACAAGACTGAGCTATGgcttaaaaagaataaaatgacaaaactaTTTCAGTCAGTGTTCATGTCCATCACTGATAATTACCACTTTTGTCACCTTAACTATACAAGTTCAATTTCTGTTTAGCGAAATTACCTCAAGACTAGTACAGCATTAATCCAGTCCACGAGCGATGTAGTGAAACGGGTAAATTTTTCATgaagttttaaagttattagtcTTGGTGGCATTATGGTAATAAGGCATACCACAGTATTCTGAAATCATTACGACAAAATTAGCCGGAACCCCACCCTCTCagtgaattttattttattgatttaaaaaCGCTGGAATGGtgctactttttaaaatatcataTACAtcagtataatgtctggacagtatgaaaaattagatttGCGGGTACCTCCAACCCTCTTCATACAGCTGCTCACCCTTACCACTACAACTACTTCTACTCTTTCGTCATTGAGCACTGATCTGTAAAAATCcacactgccacctactggaaataccTAATCATTGACATTGCACATGCACGGTCAATACGTAAGGTTTCCACTAGACATAAAAATCTGGGCAACACGCGCACCGACTGCAGTCGTCCACAGCCAACCCCTGATGGCGAAATTTACATCATGTCCGCAACTGAAAGGGCACGTGGAAAAGTGGAGTGGAGCCTTAAGTTTTACTTACTGTGGAGGCAAGGCAAGGGCACTTGGTTGGACTTTAGGCCGCCTCTTGGCAGATGCTCCCATTTGATTAGCAGAACGCTTGAGGGATTGCTGGTTTAGCAGGCTAGATGCCAAGCCAGCATGGTACTGCAACTAAGGACAATGAAACACAATATTCATGAACATTTACATTCCTAAGCTGATGACACAGAAATCTATTTCAAACCAAATGAGAATCTCACAAGAACTTTTTAGTTTTCAGTTGGGGGTAACACTTTTGTCACCTTAACTGTACGAGCTCAATTTCTGTTTAGCAAAATTACCTCAAGACTAGTACTGCATTTTCAGAATAAGATTTATCTCTGACAGTCTTTACTTATGCAAGATATGTTTTACAATATTACAGATTGCACAAAATTATTGTATTTTGTCCCAATGTGTTACTTTTGTATTGGAATTTGATATAAGATTACCTAAATATTTGGCCAAGTTGAGGTAATTCTCTGAGGGAAATGGGTCTAAGGTATATCATCATTGTGCATACATATTTAAGTCAACAATAAAGTACATAATGGACTCAAAAGCTGTGGAATTCCTAGCTCCAGCTGACATatatagggggaaaaaaatcagtgaGGTTTAATGCAATAAAGAAACCAAAAGGGGCGGGAATCAGCAGTGACCACCTGAATTGATTTTGATATATATGTTTGATGATTTTATATACTTTGAAATTTTAAAACTGATTTTGCTGAATAACATTTCAGGTCTACATTTAAAGTAAAAGACAAGGGCTGAAAACAGTACACATTTGTGTGATGAAATAAATCAATACATTTTCATGACACGGGTGAAAGCTAAATTTACAAGTAGATGTTCAATatggaaaacattatgctaattgcGGCTTGGAGTTGGTTACAGCGAGTGCTAGAGAGCTCAAAGACCCTCCCACATCACTTACAGTGCCTATGAAAAGTATTCACCCCTTTGGATGTTTTACCCTATTATTGCTGTAATTCATGTCTttgaccatttctgtgcaggtTTCACAGTATGCTTCGGATCATTGTCTTGCCAGAAGAAAAATCTTCTCCCAAGTCATAGGTCTCTTGCAGACTGAATTAGATTGTACTCCAGGATtgctgtacagtatatttaatTTCAGTAACCCACATTTAAACTGATGTTTATAAATTGATTTTTAACTCTCATGGCAATGTCAAAACAACTTTGAAGAACTGCAATTTGTAACAGAATCaattccccccaccccacccctacCCACTTGTCTGTCATTCAGTAAAATATTTTGGATTTCCACTACAAACATTGAGAACTACAGTCATCCGAACAACTCAGACTACACAAGATTCAAAAACAAGTAGGCTACAGTAGTACTAGTGACTGAAACAAAATAGTTATATACAAAGATCCAAAAAAGtcaaaatattttgcaataggGAAGAGGGGGAAgcataaaatacacacacaccttgCCTGGCTTGCAGCTACATGTATTTGTAACATCGGTAAGGAACAAACAGGATTTTTCCTGAAGGAAACTTAACTTACCTTATTGGACCACTTGTATGCCTGTAGTAGCTGGCTATAGAGAGGGGTCTTATCCTGAACTGGATCTAAACTCAGCAGACCACTGTTGTGAAGGGGATGACTTTCTGAAGGTCTACCAACCAGGTTGCTAAGACGTTCCAACTCGCTGCAAAGAACAGACCACATTTATACTTATATTTAAGTTTAAATAAAAGTGCATCATGGTACATTTAACTGCTTCAAAACGTCcaatacaaaaatgttcagtgATAACTGAAGTCAATATCTGTGCAATTAAGGGCAGCAAGCATTGTCAGTTTAACAGAGCACCAAAGTCAAAGTGCCAAAGTTAGTTACAGGTTTCCAGAGCTGTAGAGTCTTTAGTCCTTATTGAATCTCAAAAAGATAAATGCCAGACGAACTGCAACAGCACATTCTCTTATGCATACTATGGGAGGTGCTGCAGGAATGTGGATTACTGGAGCTGCTAATGCACACTATTCCACATTGTCCTTCTGGCAAATTCAAGCTAAACAAACAaggtaaacaaaaaaaactttctcCAAAATATTCCCAAATAATTTTTCCTAAAAAATTCTCAAATTCGTGAGAATGACccacattttaatatttgtgtAATGGTTTAACTTAAGTTTGTGATATACACATTATTCATATACTACTACTTGCAAGCAAGTACAAGCTGAATTTCAATGCTTTTGAAGAGGCTTGATGAACAGATGACTAGTGTATTATAAAAAGggataaacacacagacacctTGGCGATTAAAAGCGTATACCACAAGTACTTACAATCACATGTTCTCAAATGGCAGATCGAAGTAAACCAGGTAATATCAGCTTCCCTTTAAGAGGTTTACTTAATGTTTTGATTTTAGGTTTTCATTTTGGGATTCTGTGCAACTAGGAAGGAATATTATAGGCTTCTATTAAAATTTAGGCTCAAACTTTAATGATTTATCCAAAGTCGACAGAGATGAATTTATACTAATGCTACGCTTCATCAACTAAACAACTTCATCAGCACTGCTTCGTATCCAATTAAAGCTGTAGCAGGCTATAACATCCGTAGCCTTGAGCTTGTTAACCAAACATAAAGACGGCTCTCCTGTAAGAAATACCTATACATTCTAGCAAAAATATATGGTACAGTTCGGGTTACACTTTATATTCTGATAACTCAATTCACATTCACAGTGCTAACGTTAACGCTACGCCTTTACTTACTTAAGGTCTCGGTTCACCGACTGCAGATTATCTTGAAATTCAGTGGTAAAAACTTTTTCTCGCCCTTCAAGAgtctctttatttttcatccCATCTTTCAAAGAATCAAACACTCGAGTTACACTAGAACGAAGGGCCTGAATTGCACTTATTGCTTGAGAAAAAGCCTCTAAATTCACACCAACATTCATCACCTCCGCCATTTTCCATACGTCGCTACTCATCGGCGAGGTCAAAGGTTTACAAAGAATTGTGGGATATGTAGTTTGTAAACGCTGTTCCTGTTTGTTTCACAAGTAACAGCCTTATTTTTGTCACAGGCCATCATTACACCCCAACCACTCTGGATAtcacgttaatctacatccagccctataaggaggtcctccaacttacagggaaaggcttgggggttggtggcaggattggcactccagccactggaaaaaagtCAAACTGGTCTATTcaaactagtgtggtgctgaggtatcacccggTCAAGCTTTTGCATGAACGTTGAAGCTTTGAACGAAGTTAGAGCATAAAATACGTAAATGGTaatatttatgaaaaacaaataccaaaatgttttaaactcTGCAAAAAAATTCTGATTGGAAAAGATTTAAGAGAATGCTCCAGTAGAAtaagaaaataattaaatgtgatGTAATGTAAAAGTCAGAATATAGTTCTTCATAGATTGAGCAGTTTTGAATATTGTGATAACTGTAATATGTATAAGTAAGACGTATAAGCATTTTTATCCATATTTTAGCTTAATTTATTCTGTCACCAACGCAGGAATTATACTTACTCATAGGAGGCCAAATATTCAACGCATTCAATACAAAACCTGCAaacagttgctccagggactcgCTGACCTTCCTTCCTGTTACTATGAGCAAAAGCATGTGCTAAGTATATATAATAACTTCTCACCATTTACACTAGATTTATCTTCGATGGTTTTATTGTGAATTAAATGGTTATAGATATATCTATACTTTTAGTAGGCTGTTTTAAATAAAGCAGGCAAAAATTATAAGCCAGGTAGAAAAATATAAGTTAACACAAAATATATGGGGAAACGTCATTCATTTgataaattgattttttttatgaacttTAGGTTATGGTTACGGGGTGCTGATTATAGCTAGGTAACTTAATTCTTCTTATaaattcttcttcttattattattattattattattattcatccaTTTTTTGGGTGGAGCCTATCACGATAGGGAATAACCCGTGAAGGGGCGGCAACCCATTGCGCAGCAcgttgttatttttattatagaaGGGTATGTGTCTAGTATTGGGCTGAGTTTTGCTGAATGATCGCGCTGCGTTCTGCGCAATCGCCGAACACGATTTCGTGACGTGAGCCGTCGCTCTCCGGAagacaacaaacacgaaattgCGAGTGACTGCTTTATGTTTATGTATCGAATAATGAAGACTGAAGTCAACAACAAGCGCACTTACTTTCGGTATGACAACTGATAGCTATTTATAATATGCGTTTGTCAACGCGCGTTTATAATACGGCTCCTTAGCTGTATATTTAGCCGCAGAACTATGTTATGAATAATCACGCCTGGTAGCTTGGTAGCTAACTGCATTACGATAATGGCACGCCAGTTGTCAAATTAGTTGTCACGAAAATCCTcttgtttaattattttaagtaaTTTTCATCGCCAAACAtgcatttattgttattgtaaGGCCGATACTGTTTTAACCAAGcttgtattaatatttattatctTAAAACTGAAATCTGCCaactttattttttctttggCAGAAAAACATATGTGCTTATACTGTAGGTATTTAGTCGGATATGTTTCGTTATTATGTTGTGGTATTTATTAAACACAACGATTTCACGTAATAGCTTTTACTTTAATGGACATGTAAACGCTGACCTTACGCTACATACTGACAGTAAACTGTACGTCCTGTGTCAGACGAATGCCtgacatttgcataatttgtgccACTACAGTTACGTGACATTTTATTACATGACATGTTTGCTGTTTACTGTAGTCAAGCCATTCTCGCTTGAGTATTTATGAATCTGAAATTAACACGTACAGGGGAATACAGCATTTATTATCGCCATAACTGTGTATAAATTGCATGACAATGGGGgcattccacaaagcaggaatTTTTCATTAGtcagataacttaagccaaatgtaaggattgtccaataggaatgtcacTTTCCTCTCCtcctattggacagttttcatgtttggctaagttatccagctaactgggaaatcttgctttgtggaatacccccaatgtgttagtttctgttgtATAGTGAAGCATGTGCGTCTCATAATTCAGTGCGTTAGTTTCTGTTGTATAGTGAAGCATGTAAGTCTCATAATTGCTTAGGATGTACAGTTTAAAGTATAATGTAACTTAATTTTGAAAAAGTAATTTTATAATCATTCAGTTGCACGTTCTCGGTAAAATTGCCCTGTTCCCATGTATGAAAAAGGCTGGATGACTGCAGGGCAAAGCTGATGTAATGTTTGATATCAATTTCTTCTTGAAGATCTGTCTGATGTCTTCCAATATGAAGCGTGATGCTTTTCATATGCAGTTATATGTAATCTAATAGTTTTTATGCTGTTTTGTTCATAACAGATAAGTGTGAATAGTGGTGAGTGTGAAATGGTGAAACTATCCAATAGCAAAGCAATTGTTTGAAATGTTGAAGTGGGAGCTGTCCTTAGAATAACAGCGATGGCTGAAGCTGtgagaccaaaaaaaaagaagactAAGCAAACTGGGAAGTCTCAGGTAAAAACCAAACTAATGCTTGTgtgctgtttgtttctttgtgtgcaaattattatcttttttttcattAAGGAAACTGTTTAGTGTTTGGACAAAAAGACCAAAAACCTTTTTTGTACATATTGATTCTAATAATTgtacacattttaattttatgttaAGGGTAAAAAGCAGGAACGATCTGAAGGTATAAACCAAGCAGGGAGGCATGGTCCTATACATTGTGAAAAGGATAAGCCTCTTCTGTCTTTACACGAAGATGTTGAGTCGTTGGATCCTACATTTAGACAGATGACCACCTCTCAGCCCAGTACCCTGAACCTCTCTACTGAACATCCAGCCGCAGAGCAGAAGCATCCAGAATGTACTGCACATACACAAAAGGAGCAAGACCAATTTACAAGTGTAGAAAATGTGGAAAATGAGATAACATGGGATTGTATCAACAAAATGGATGCAAAGCAGT harbors:
- the med27 gene encoding mediator of RNA polymerase II transcription subunit 27 translates to MSSDVWKMAEVMNVGVNLEAFSQAISAIQALRSSVTRVFDSLKDGMKNKETLEGREKVFTTEFQDNLQSVNRDLNELERLSNLVGRPSESHPLHNSGLLSLDPVQDKTPLYSQLLQAYKWSNKLQYHAGLASSLLNQQSLKRSANQMGASAKRRPKVQPSALALPPQYVDDVISRIGRMFPDMTIELSRPNGTSAVLLVTLGKVLKAILVMRSLFIDRTIVRAFNENVYSEDGKLDIWSKSSYQVFQKVTDHATTALLHYQLPQMPDVVVRSFMTWLRSYIKLFQTPCQRCGRFLQDGLPPTWRDFRTLEASHETCRQ